The following proteins come from a genomic window of Bartonella apihabitans:
- a CDS encoding TonB-dependent hemoglobin/transferrin/lactoferrin family receptor: MLLKIGARLKACVALGGLIFAMPLSVFAENVDNDAAKNTPLLNPVIVKSPSSSLKLNSPTILTTRKTAEDIIEKQVDDVHDIDRLDPSISYNSDSDSFNIRGLDQNRVLTTIDGIRLPWLYDGSRQVKSGISMFDFSSLSTLDIIHGSDSSLYGSGALGGVVALRTLDPEDLLTLEKNWASLTKGSYDSTDRSWRINEAFAMRAKQTYALFQGGYASGKQRENNGNGGGYGTNRVENNPANFDQDNLLFKLYQHIDGSQRLGFTAERFNLSKDIDTYNLSTTTYRPGSGTEEDEKRRERLSMSYDYNGGGVIDEGHAILYWQRQRNDEKSESDRLSIPKGYYMRDNLIRDTDYGLNLAGLKKFDAGSATHTLRLATEASSSKFQQYAAGHDNCPPPPFKGPFMACKFMHINQSDSPDTNSVIFGLSVEDEIGMINNSVRLTPGLRYDWYDHRPQDTYTYEHAAGFNGYPSSNSDSHVSPKLRLEWDAVQQVTLYAQWAQAFRAPSVTELYLNYTNPGFYYTRGNPDLKPETSNGYDIGAHLGDDNLGGSISLFSNYYRNFIDEIDLGADRDFMLQRLHYINRTHVRISGVEARGHIVFSSGWHSNLAIAYAEGKDTDNDEHLNSIPALKGVIGIGYSREQWGSDLSLTATGKRNKVEENSDFAKTPGYTLLDLTGWWEPVGKKGPRLQAGIYNLFDKRYWNAVDLPSAPSSPKDAYSQPGRTFKISFTQKF, encoded by the coding sequence ATGTTGCTGAAAATTGGGGCGAGACTAAAAGCATGTGTTGCGTTGGGGGGACTCATATTCGCAATGCCGCTATCGGTTTTTGCCGAAAACGTTGATAATGATGCGGCTAAAAATACACCACTCCTCAATCCTGTTATCGTCAAGTCACCATCAAGTTCTTTAAAACTTAACAGCCCGACTATTTTGACAACACGTAAAACGGCTGAAGATATTATTGAAAAACAGGTGGATGATGTCCATGACATTGATCGTCTGGATCCATCCATCAGTTACAATTCGGATAGCGACAGTTTCAATATTCGCGGACTTGATCAAAACCGTGTTTTAACCACAATCGACGGAATTCGTCTTCCTTGGCTTTATGATGGCTCCCGACAAGTCAAAAGCGGCATCTCTATGTTCGATTTTTCTTCGCTCTCGACATTGGATATAATCCACGGATCGGATTCCAGCCTTTATGGATCGGGCGCTTTGGGCGGAGTTGTGGCACTCCGGACGCTTGACCCGGAGGATCTTCTGACGCTTGAGAAAAATTGGGCGAGCCTGACTAAAGGCAGTTACGATTCAACCGATCGTAGCTGGCGCATTAATGAAGCATTCGCCATGCGTGCCAAACAGACATACGCTCTGTTTCAGGGAGGATACGCAAGCGGCAAACAGCGCGAAAATAACGGTAACGGAGGCGGCTACGGTACAAACAGAGTAGAAAACAACCCCGCCAATTTTGATCAGGATAATTTGCTGTTCAAACTTTACCAACATATTGATGGAAGCCAGCGTTTGGGTTTCACCGCAGAACGTTTCAATCTGTCGAAAGATATCGATACATACAACCTTTCGACGACAACCTATCGTCCGGGCTCCGGTACAGAAGAAGATGAAAAACGTCGGGAACGCCTATCCATGTCCTATGACTATAATGGTGGCGGTGTTATTGATGAAGGCCACGCCATTTTATACTGGCAGCGACAGCGAAATGATGAAAAATCCGAATCTGACCGCTTATCTATCCCGAAGGGGTATTATATGCGCGACAATCTTATTCGTGATACCGATTACGGACTTAATCTCGCGGGCTTAAAAAAGTTCGACGCGGGTTCAGCCACCCACACTCTTCGGTTGGCAACCGAAGCTTCGTCTTCAAAATTTCAGCAATATGCTGCCGGTCACGATAACTGCCCCCCGCCCCCTTTCAAAGGGCCTTTTATGGCCTGTAAATTCATGCACATCAATCAATCGGATTCCCCCGATACCAACAGCGTTATATTCGGTTTATCTGTTGAAGATGAAATCGGCATGATTAATAACAGTGTGCGGCTCACTCCGGGACTGAGATATGATTGGTATGACCATCGCCCGCAAGACACTTATACTTATGAGCACGCCGCCGGTTTTAATGGTTATCCATCAAGCAACAGCGATTCTCATGTTTCGCCGAAATTGCGCCTGGAATGGGATGCAGTCCAACAGGTGACATTATATGCACAATGGGCTCAAGCCTTTCGCGCTCCCAGTGTTACAGAACTTTATCTGAACTACACCAATCCCGGCTTCTATTATACGCGTGGCAATCCTGATCTAAAACCGGAAACAAGCAATGGTTACGATATCGGAGCCCATCTCGGTGATGACAATCTCGGTGGCTCGATCAGCCTGTTTTCGAATTACTATCGCAATTTTATCGACGAGATCGATCTCGGTGCCGACCGCGATTTCATGCTGCAACGTTTACATTATATCAATCGGACCCATGTCCGGATTTCAGGTGTCGAAGCAAGAGGTCATATTGTTTTTTCGAGCGGTTGGCACAGCAATCTTGCAATCGCCTATGCCGAAGGCAAAGACACGGATAATGATGAACACCTGAATTCAATCCCTGCTTTGAAGGGCGTTATCGGAATTGGCTATTCGCGTGAACAATGGGGTTCCGATCTTTCGCTGACAGCCACCGGAAAACGCAATAAGGTCGAAGAAAACTCCGATTTTGCAAAAACACCCGGATATACCCTTCTTGATCTCACCGGTTGGTGGGAACCTGTTGGTAAAAAAGGTCCGCGATTACAAGCCGGTATCTACAACTTGTTCGACAAACGTTATTGGAATGCCGTTGATCTTCCATCAGCGCCATCGTCACCAAAAGATGCTTATAGCCAGCCGGGACGGACATTCAAAATATCGTTTACCCAGAAATTCTAG